A region from the Lemur catta isolate mLemCat1 chromosome 7, mLemCat1.pri, whole genome shotgun sequence genome encodes:
- the GLYATL2 gene encoding glycine N-acyltransferase-like protein 2 — MFVLHESEKLQILYESLEKNIPESLKVYGTIFNIRNKNPFNMEVLVDAWPDYQMVITRPRREEMEDDLDHYTNTYHIFTKAPDNLEEVLACPQVINWEQTFQIQGCQESVDQAIRKVAASKSVQVDYINTMLFTLQTLVKGKTSSDDKMELLELFKTHKVDEDNKERNFPGIFLDASHAGLINEQWQFGKNERSLKYIERCLQNFPGFGVLDPEGQPISWIVMEQSCELRMGYTVPKYRGQGNMWQIGYSLTEYLYQKKVPFYLHVASDKEKVQQTLRSFGFKLSACGWHQWKCTPKKYC; from the exons ATGTTTGTGCTTCATGAATCCGAGAAGCTACAGATTCTATATGAATCCTTGGAAAAGAACATCCCTGAATCCTTGAAG GTATATGGCACCATTTtcaacattagaaataaaaacccATTCAACATGGAGGTGCTGGTGGATGCCTGGCCAGATTATCAGATGGTCATTACTCGGCCTCGGAGAGAG GAGATGGAGGATGACCTGGATCATTACACCAACACTTACCACATCTTCACCAAAGCTCCTGACAATTTAGAGGAGGTCCTGGCATGCCCCCAGGTTATCAATTGGGAACAAACCTTCCAGATCCAAG gTTGCCAGGAAAGTGTGGACCAAGCGATAAGAAAGGTTGCAGCTTCAAAATCTGTGCAAGTGGATTACATAAACACCATGCTTTTTACCTTACAAACACTAGTGAAAGGCAAGACTTCAAGTGATGACAAGATGGAATTGCTGGAGTTGTTTAAAACGCATAAAGTGGATGAAGATAACAA gGAAAGAAACTTTCCAGGCATTTTCTTGGATGCCTCACATGCAGGTCTTATAAATGAACAGTGGCAATTTGGAAAAAATGAGAGGAGCTTGAAATATATTGAACGCTGCCTCCAGAATTTTCCAGGATTTGGTGTGCTGGATCCAGAGGGGCAGCCTATCTCTTGGATTGTGATGGAACAGTCCTGTGAGTTGAGGATGGGTTACACTGTCCCCAAATACCGCGGCCAAGGCAACATGTGGCAAATTGGTTATAGCCTTACAGAGTATCTTTATCAGAAAAAAGTTCCATTTTATTTACATGTGGCAAGTGATAAAGAGAAAGTCCAACAGACACTGAGAAGTTTTGGGTTTAAGCTTAGTGCTTGTGGCTGGCATCAGTGGAAATGCACCCCCAAGAAATATTGTTGA